GATGAGCGATCAACCACCTATCGATGACTACCCAAGCGATGCAGGAGCAGACACGGCTCAGCCCAGCTCGGCACGCCTCGACACAGCCCTCGAAGCCATCCCCTCTGGCCACGAGCACAACCCAGACAGCCACAAACTTGCCATAGTGGTGCCCGAAAACCTTTCAATGGCAGCTCTGCTCGGTGCCCACGACACAGTTCTACGTGCTATCGAACGAGCCTTCCCCCACGTCGACATTTACGTCCGCGGCAACGAACTCACCGCCGAAGGCAGCAGCGACGAACTCGCCATCCTGGAAAAACTCATCAACGAACTCCTCCACATCCTCCACGCCGGAAGACACCTGGACAAAGACGCCGTCGAGCGCTCCGTGCGCATGCTGCGCGAAAACACCAAAGAACGCCCCGCCGACGTCCTGACCACCAACATCATCTCCAGCCGTGGAACCACCATCCGCCCCAAAACACTGGGCCAAAAACGCTACGTCGACGCCATCGACACCCACACCGTCAACTTCGGTATCGGCCCAGCAGGAACCGGCAAAACCTACCTCGCCATGGCCAAAGCAGTACAAGCACTGCAAGCCAAACAAGTCAACCGCATCATCCTCACCCGACCAGCGGTCGAAGCAGGCGAAAAACTCGGATTCCTCCCCGGCACCCTCACTGACAAAATCGACCCCTACCTGCGCCCGCTCTACGACGCACTCCACGACATGGTCGACCCCGACTCCATCCCACGGCTCATGGCCACCGGAACCATCGAAGTCGCACCATTAGCATTCATGCGCGGGCGCACCATCAACGACGCCTTCATCATTCTCGACGAGGCCCAAAACACCACCCCAGAACAGATGAAGATGTTCCTCACCCGCCTCGGCTTTGGCAGCAAAATCGTTGTCACCGGCGACATCACCCAAGTCGACCTACCCGGCGGAACCCAATCTGGCCTTCGCGTAGTCCACAATATCCTGGCCAACATCGAAGACATCCACTTCTCCTACCTCACCGCCGAAGATGTCGTCCGACACCGGCTCGTCGGAGAAATCGTCGAAGCTTACGGCCGCTGGGACGCCACCCACCAACAACCCCAGACACGCCGCCACAACCCCCACACCACCACCGAACACCCCGCG
This region of Dermatophilus congolensis genomic DNA includes:
- a CDS encoding PhoH family protein produces the protein MAALLGAHDTVLRAIERAFPHVDIYVRGNELTAEGSSDELAILEKLINELLHILHAGRHLDKDAVERSVRMLRENTKERPADVLTTNIISSRGTTIRPKTLGQKRYVDAIDTHTVNFGIGPAGTGKTYLAMAKAVQALQAKQVNRIILTRPAVEAGEKLGFLPGTLTDKIDPYLRPLYDALHDMVDPDSIPRLMATGTIEVAPLAFMRGRTINDAFIILDEAQNTTPEQMKMFLTRLGFGSKIVVTGDITQVDLPGGTQSGLRVVHNILANIEDIHFSYLTAEDVVRHRLVGEIVEAYGRWDATHQQPQTRRHNPHTTTEHPAQEQQ